One window from the genome of Dermacentor silvarum isolate Dsil-2018 chromosome 7, BIME_Dsil_1.4, whole genome shotgun sequence encodes:
- the LOC119458896 gene encoding uncharacterized protein LOC119458896 gives MKLLKHEIIDADTRDARVILGPDLEKAFDNLSHDYILDTISNLDLGTRLYAYTKPFLSDRTATLRLGEIKSQKFKLGRKGTPQGSVISPTLFNLALAGLGNKLDQIENVKYTIYADDVTLWIPGGSLGSVENALQQAMDAIEEYLAPTGLRCSPAKSELLVYNPSRSGPKPKSEIRDTHAITLRTKDGGTIPHVRKNGVLGMLIESNGSNAATVAKIATKSDNAMNLIRRVANRQHGLKEENFFKLTNAFALCHFTYEAAMHKWKVAEKDKLNAQLRKLVKLALGIPKSTGTELLLQLGVHNTLEEIAEAQERAQLSRLSRTKQGRKILAKLGHDTTAIENLYESVPTDTRKSYTVRPLPRNMNPAHHQPRRLARGSFILREIRNKKIQACFVDAAQYLSRQAFVAITVNKQGQVTNALTVKTHKSEIAEQVAIALVLTDPTTTHVYSDSRSAVKAFLKGAVARQALHIINTSAPLQHHTICWFPAHLGKIEDAPPNLTRWLTGARET, from the coding sequence ATGAAACTTCTCAAACATGAGATCATTGACGCAGACACGAGAGACGCGAGAGTAATCCTAGGGCCAGACCTCGAAAAGGCCTTCGATAACTTATCGCATGACTACATACTCGATACAATCTCTAACCTCGACCTCGGCACTAGACTCTACGCTTATACAAAACCGTTCCTGAGCGACAGAACGGCCACCCTTCGTCTAGGAGAAATCAAGTCCCAGAAATTCAAACTAGGCCGCAAGGGCAccccgcaaggctctgtcatctctCCGACGCTTTTTAATCTTGCGCTAGCCGGCCTAGGCAATAAACTGGATCAAATCGAGAACGTCAAATACACCATATACGCAGATGACGTAACGCTGTGGATCCCCGGAGGTAGCCTGGGATCAGTTGAGAACGCGCTACAGCAAGCGATGGACGCCATTGAGGAATACCTCGCTCCCACGGGTCTGCGATGTTCGCCCGCtaagtcggagctcctcgtctATAACCCATCGAGAAGCGGTCCCAAGCCAAAGAGCGAAATCAGAGACACACACGCCATTACTCTCAGAACAAAAGACGGAGGAACCATTCCGCACGTCCGCAAAAACGGAGTTCTCGGCATGCTCATTGAGAGCAACGGCTCTAACGCCGCGACTGTGGCGAAGATCGCCACAAAGTCGGATAACGCCATGAATCTGATACGACGCGTAGCGAACAGACAACACGGCCTTAAGGAAGAAAATTTCTTCAAGCTCACAAACGCCTTCGCGCTATGCCACTTCACCTACGAGGCGGCCATGCACAAATGGAAGGTAGCGGAGAAGGACAAACTCAATGCGCAACTGAGGAAGCTAGTCAAACTAGCACTGGGAATCCCAAAGAGCACCGGGACAGAGCTCCTGCTGCAACTGGGGGTACACAATACACTTGAAGAAATCGCCGAGGCTCAAGAACGGGCACAATTGTCAAGACTCTCTAGAACCAAACAGGGTAGAAAAATCCTAGCCAAACTAGGTCATGACACCACAGCAATCGAGAACTTATATGAAAGTGTTCCGACGGACACACGCAAATCCTACACGGTTCGCCCACTCCCGCGCAACATGAACCCCGCTCACCATCAACCCAGAAGGCTGGCACGCGGATCGTTCATTCTGCGCGAAATACGTAATAAGAAGATCCAAGCCTGTTTCGTAGACGCGGCACAGTACCTGTCCAGGCAGGCCTTCGTTGCCATTACGGTCAATAAGCAAGGTCAAGTCACAAACGCTCTCACAGTCAAGACCCACAAGTCCGAGATAGCAGAACAGGTCGCGATCGCACTCGTACTCACAGACCCGACCACCACCCACGTCTACAGCGATTCACGCTCGGCCGTCAAAGCCTTCCTGAAAGGCGCCGTTGCAAGACAAGCACTACATATAATCAATACATCCGCACCGCTGCAGCATCACAccatctgctggttcccggcacacctcGGAAAGATCGAGGACGCCCCTCCCAATCTCACGAGGTGGCTCACAGGAGCGCGCGAGACCTAa
- the LOC125947130 gene encoding uncharacterized protein LOC125947130, translated as MSSDGAAIAAKLGRGNRLSAMESEYQVVLPSLPTGRFVLNTVFLHADVKARPYRVEDFRDALAQYSVLPEVVALGAYRMSHVWAVTFKDAEAVRKLVSIGELQVKSKRCIVIDPANRDVRMQVHWLLHSVPDEDVRLAFMPFGKVADIVRERWRAEGLTDKGSTTRLVTLKLNGGVKIDDLPHQLSVSGELALVVVPGRAPLCLRCRGTGHIRRECRIPRCGVCRRFGHEDGQCERTYASVTGPGGSEDTADLLMDEADLEEATPQTNSREAQPSTPSSCPEGERNKQQDAVTSKDQHEPAKVDLSMHQLRSEYDVLVLQEVYAATANLRLPGYVGYTAASLHHHQPPP; from the coding sequence ATGAGCTCCGACGGAGCGGCGATAGCGGCCAAGctcggccgcggtaacaggttaTCGGCAATGGAAAGCGAATACCAGGTTGTTCTGCCCAGTTTGCCTACAGGTCGGTTCGTTTTaaataccgtgtttttgcacgcGGACGTCAAGGCTCGCCCCTACAGGGTAGAAGACTTCCGCGACGCTCTGGCCCAGTATTCGGTGCTCCCCGAGGTAGTTGCCTTGGGGGCgtaccgtatgagccatgtgtGGGCGGTCACCTTTAAGGACGCTGAAGCGGTCAGGAAGTTGGTCAGCATCGGTGAACTGCAAGTTAAAAGCAAGCGCTGTATCGTCATCGACCCGGCCAACAGGGACGTCCGAATGCAGGTACACTGGTTGCTCCACAGTGTGCCTGACGAGGACGTGCGCCTTGCCTTCATGCCTTTCGGTAAAGTCGCCGACATTGTCAGGGAGCGTTGGCGGGCCGAGGGATTGACTGACAAAGGGTCTACGACGAGGCTTGTGACTCTGAAGCTGAACGGCGGAGTCAAAATTGACGACTTGCCACACCAGCTAAGTGTTTCCGGTGAGCTCGCCCTCGTCGTTGTACCGGGCAGGGCTCCGCTCTGCCTTCGCTGCCGGGGAACGGGCCATATCCGTCGCGAGTGCCGCATCCCGCGATGTGGTGTTTGTCGGCGTTTCGGTCACGAAGACGGCCAGTGTGAGCGAACGTACGCCAGCGTGACGGGGCCTGGGGGCAGCGAGGACACCGCCGACCTGCTCATGGACGAGGCAGACTTGGAAGAGGCGACGCCTCAGACAAACTCCCGTGAAGCACAGCCGTCTACACCGTCCTCTTGTCCGGAGGGCGAGCGTAACAAGCAGCAAGACGCCGTAACTTCCAAGGACCAGCACGAGCCCGCCAAAGTAGACCTCTCCATGCACCAATTGCGgagcgagtacgatgtgcttgtTCTGCAGGAGGTGTACGCTGCTACAGCCAACCTGCGTCTTCCTGGATACGTGGGCTACACAGCAGCCTCacttcatcatcaccagcctcctccatga